TTACGGTCGTCGGGTTGTTCGTGCTTGTCGGAATCGGAGACAGGTTGGCAAGTACCTCCTGGCATTTGGCAACCAAATCTGCATCGACATTCAAACGCTGCGCCATTTCCATAAAGTCTCTGAAAGTTGAACGGATATACCCCATGTCCATGGAAGCATTGATATTCCATCCCCCTTCGTTATTTGCACTATTATAAACCCAATATTTACCGTCTTCTTTTTTCACTACAAAATCACAGTAAAATTGTACCACTTGTTTAATAGCAGGATAAATAAACCTTTTCAGATCCTCGTCATCCCTGTTATACAGCCAATCCCATTCCAAGGCTCGGGTGAACAAAGCAACGTTAGTCTTTTGGTCACTTGATAATTGGGGGATTCTTTCACTTGCAACTGGCGCTGGATCCAATTTCCCGTAGAAAGCCATTATTGGCAGCGTGTGCCTGTCGGCTTAAGTGCCCTGATATCCTCTCGCAGCCGTTCTTTGTTGCTCAAAACTTAGAGAATTCACAGCATCAGCGTAATAAGGCTGAAGCATATCCGTGCGGTTGCTGGAATGCACCCCATAGAATGGCGCTTCATAGTTATAGTTCAAAACGGCATGGCCATCGGCTGCTGAAGTATCATTCGTGTTGAATAGGCCGTTTAAACCGCCTACCACATTCGGCTGCTCGGCCCAATCTGGCGTTTGACGAATAGCGCATCCCAGTATATAGAGCGTAGTGTAATAATAATTCTGTATGACTGGGTCGTCTAATTTCACATATGATTTCAACCAATAATTTTTCCACCAGTTCAGATGATAGGCACGGGCTGTATCGATCGATGCTTCCGTTATCGCATTTAATTTCTGTAAAGCAATATTTTTCACTGTCGTTAAATCTTTGTTAACGAGAATGGAACCAATTCCAGCTGGCACTTTCAATCCGCTGTGCGTATACAACACAGTAGCGATTTTCGCAGTCTCTCCAGGATTCAGTGTCAACATAATCACGTTGTCCGCTCCCAACTGATAGTTGCCCTTGATTACTTTGGTTGCCGTTGCTCCCCGAAACACAAATCCTGTTTCGTTATCTCGGGTCAACCAAATCACATTCCTGTCGGTTCCCGTTGCATTGACAACTCCTTCAGTTGTCGGACTACTCAATTGGATTTTTACTTTCTGCGGACCGGAAGATGAACTGTCCAAGGTAACATTCGTAAACATGGCATTCTGGTCGTCCGCCACCCAAGTCTTATAGCTGACCAAATTGCTGTTATACTCCATCTTGCTGCGGATTTCGGCATTCAAAATGTCGCGTTCATGCGAGAAACGTCCGTTATCCAACTTAGGAGGATTGATCACATTGGATCCGTTATTATACAAATTAATATCCGTAATACGCGCGGAGGTCATATCGTTGGGAAAATGCAGAGTTGCATATTGCGGATTTACAGGCGTTGTTGTGTCTACCCTCAAGTATTTGGTGGTAATCGGCGCAGCAAAATCAAACGTATTGCTATAAACAGACGAATACACACTGCCTGTTACACTTTTAATTGTTGTCCAATTTACACCATTATTGGAAGTCTGGATATCATAATTATAGAGGTTATACTTCACTTCATCTGGAAAAAGTACGCTATGATGCTTGAGTTCAATCTTGTTGAATGTGAATGGCTCTCTTCCTTGAACACTGACCCACTTTTCCAGAGGACGCGGCAATCCGGTTGTTTGGGAAACTTTTTGCGAATATGATATCCACTCCGTCCCCTCATTCGAATCAAATGCATAGGCTGGACTATAATTTTGTGGATTCGCCTCATTATCTTTCTGATTATTAATTAAAATAGAATTAGAAGAGTCAAATGTAAATGGAGGTGGAGGACTAGGAGGGGATGGAACTATAGGATCTCCGTTTGCAAATGTCAACCGGGCATTCATAATTTTTTTATAACTCCACGCGTTTCCGCTGGCAAGGAAGTAGCTTTGCTGATTTCTTAAGGCATCTGAGACAACACCAAAGGTTCCATTGCCCATCAACATACCCGAAGTCATATATTTACCGTTAATAACCGTATCAACTGGCGTATTTTGTTTGGCCGTGAGTCCTGACAAGAGTGTGTTTAATTCCGGCCAATTGACTTTTGTGGATGCCGGAACGATTTTCATCGTCGTTTCATTGCTTTCGGCACCAAGAGCAAAATCATTTCCGGCAAAATCGGCTTTCACCATATAAGTGCCGACCTCGATCGGAGGCGCGTTTTTCCATGTCGCACCAGGTGTTAGCGCCTTATATTTATAAATATAAGGGACTTGGATCGGATACGATACCCCCCCTGTCATTGGAACATTAATTCCTGTATAGGTGAAGGACTGGCTCTCCAGAGAAAGTTTAATGGTTGCTTTGGTTATCGTGAGAAGGGCGACATTGCTCTCCGCGCTGTTATACGTTTCATTTCCTGGAAATACAGCCTTTACATCATACTGCCCGATTTGGGATGGGGCCGTTTCCGTAAAAGGATCGAGCGTGCCACGTCTTTTATACAGATACTTTAAAGGAATTTGCGTATAATCAACCCCTCCCTTGTAAGCGATCGGAGCGGTTGCGCCATCGGCATACCAATTGACCGGTTCGCCTGTGTAGCCGACTGTCCGATTATTCAAGGTAAGGACCGGCGCCTTATTATACAATGTGCTTACGGCATCGCTGCTGCTGAAGAGCTCGATTTCGGCCAGTCGAGCTTCGGTACCGCCTCCGGATCCGCTTTGCTCCGGGCTGATATACTCTACTTTAAAATAACGAGCCGTAACAGGCGTTGAAAGCGTACGCTGCGTGACATCATAGATATTGCGTTCCACCTGATCCACCTGAGTCCAGTTGACATCGTCCATGCTTACGCTTACTTTGAAACTCTGCGGGTTTAAGCTCTTGTCTCCAAATACGCCATAGTGGTGAAGCACATACTTGGAGATACTTTTCTCTGAAGGAAGTTGAATCTTCAACCAGTGCGGCCTCACATTGTGGTTGGATATCCAGGTATAGTTATCTCCAGAGACGTTACCGTCAATCGTTTTGCCGGAATTGTTCTTATACAAATTGCTGCTCGCCGTTACAACAACACCCGGCAATCTTGTCAATGATTGTTCATTCGGCGACGCAAATGCGAAATTGGTTTGAAGAGATGCGAACATACACGCTGCTAATAATCCTGCAATCATTTTCCTATAAGCCTGTTTCAATTTTCTCTTTTCTTTGAACATTAAATAACCTCCTCGATTTGGGGTTTGCCGAGGCTCTGCCTGAAGCTCCTCAGCCAATCTAAATCAGAAAGCACGTCTCAGCAGCCAAGCTCTTGTGTCAGAACCATATCGTCATCGCCGTACCCTGAAAGATTTATTATCCCTCCTTCCGCTATTTATGGTTATTTTAATCATGGCGGAGGTACACTTCACCCCCCGCCACGTTGACACCCGCTTACTTATTATTTGCTGCCTTCCAAGCATCAATTTGTGTTTGCATTTCAGCCAGCAGCTTATCCATGCCTGCTTTTTTCAGCTTATCATTTAATTTCGGCAACGCAGTATCAGGATCAAGCGCTCCGGTTATCAGACCCGCTTTATACTCGCTAATGGCGGAAGCGCATTGCGCCAGTTCGCTTTTCACCTTCGAAGGGTCGAAGCTGAAGCCGAGCACTTTGGATGAAATTGCGGCCTTGTTCATATCAGGGCCTGCCGGGAACCATTTGGGTTGTAACGGACTCGTCCGATAAGAATTAAACATATTGCCGTACTCCCAACCTGAAGCAACATTATAGCCGCTATTAGGGATGGTTTCGATTAAATCTTCACCTGTTTTTTTGTAATGCTTGTTTTCAATTCCATAGTTCATAAGGTTAAATAGCTTAGCGTCCGAATACATTAAATCATAAAACATCATAGCCCGCTCCGGATTCTTGGATGTACGGGGAATAGCTGTCAAAGTTCCAATAATGGAACCAGTGCTCATGTAAGGGGCAGAAAATTGTGCTGTTAATACGTTTTCCGGCTTCCCATTGCCGTAACGATCAGCTTGGTTAGCTGGTACATCTGGATTCATAACGGCTGTTCTTGTAATATACTTCCCTGCCTTCTCATCCGCCTCAAGATCCGTAATGGTCGGTGCATCTTTGCGGATAATGCCTTTTTGATACCACTCATGCATCAGCTTAAGGAAGTTCACATACTCCTTAGTCTCAAAGAGATTGACGATCTTCGTATTGTTGTCATTAATAAGAAGCACGCCTGGATTCGTGTCAGCGAAGTACTCAATGCCAAGCGCAGACCCAATATAGCCTAGCTGATCGTCGTTGCCTTTGACCCGGAATGCGTATTTATCCTTCTCACCGGTAGCAACTTTTTCCAGGAAGGGAGTCAAATCTTCTAGCTTCTTGGCTTTCGACGGGTCGAAACCATATTTATCCGCATACGTTTTATTGATAAGCATACCTGGTGTTCTTGCTAGAACTTGTGTATTAATAATGCCATACAGCTTACCGTTAATCTTGGGAGCTTCCCAGGCTTTTTCAGGCACTTGCTTCAAAATGTTCGTACCATATTTCTTGAGCAGATCCGTAACATCCAGATAAGCGCCTTTATTCACGGCTGAAACATAATCATTCGTCCAATTCGAGGTGAACATTAAATCTACATTTTCACCGGATGCAAGCACGGCCTGCATTTTTTGATCGTAATTTCCCCAATCCACAAATTCAATATCGAGGTCGGCATTAATTTTTTCTTTCGTGATTTTGCTCATCTCTGTGAATACCGCTTTAGCATCCGGGAAAGCACCTTGAGGCAGGTACCATTTGAGCGTTACCGGATCCAATTTCTTTGCTTCGGAGCTCGGAGCCGTTGTTTGGTTTGCCGCGGCAGTCGGTGAAGCTGTTGAAGGGGTTTCCCCCGTTTTGCCGCAACCGGCAAGCATCATGGA
Above is a genomic segment from Paenibacillus sp. HWE-109 containing:
- a CDS encoding ABC transporter substrate-binding protein is translated as MRTRKMKSLPVVLSTILLSSMMLAGCGKTGETPSTASPTAAANQTTAPSSEAKKLDPVTLKWYLPQGAFPDAKAVFTEMSKITKEKINADLDIEFVDWGNYDQKMQAVLASGENVDLMFTSNWTNDYVSAVNKGAYLDVTDLLKKYGTNILKQVPEKAWEAPKINGKLYGIINTQVLARTPGMLINKTYADKYGFDPSKAKKLEDLTPFLEKVATGEKDKYAFRVKGNDDQLGYIGSALGIEYFADTNPGVLLINDNNTKIVNLFETKEYVNFLKLMHEWYQKGIIRKDAPTITDLEADEKAGKYITRTAVMNPDVPANQADRYGNGKPENVLTAQFSAPYMSTGSIIGTLTAIPRTSKNPERAMMFYDLMYSDAKLFNLMNYGIENKHYKKTGEDLIETIPNSGYNVASGWEYGNMFNSYRTSPLQPKWFPAGPDMNKAAISSKVLGFSFDPSKVKSELAQCASAISEYKAGLITGALDPDTALPKLNDKLKKAGMDKLLAEMQTQIDAWKAANNK
- a CDS encoding discoidin domain-containing protein, coding for MFKEKRKLKQAYRKMIAGLLAACMFASLQTNFAFASPNEQSLTRLPGVVVTASSNLYKNNSGKTIDGNVSGDNYTWISNHNVRPHWLKIQLPSEKSISKYVLHHYGVFGDKSLNPQSFKVSVSMDDVNWTQVDQVERNIYDVTQRTLSTPVTARYFKVEYISPEQSGSGGGTEARLAEIELFSSSDAVSTLYNKAPVLTLNNRTVGYTGEPVNWYADGATAPIAYKGGVDYTQIPLKYLYKRRGTLDPFTETAPSQIGQYDVKAVFPGNETYNSAESNVALLTITKATIKLSLESQSFTYTGINVPMTGGVSYPIQVPYIYKYKALTPGATWKNAPPIEVGTYMVKADFAGNDFALGAESNETTMKIVPASTKVNWPELNTLLSGLTAKQNTPVDTVINGKYMTSGMLMGNGTFGVVSDALRNQQSYFLASGNAWSYKKIMNARLTFANGDPIVPSPPSPPPPFTFDSSNSILINNQKDNEANPQNYSPAYAFDSNEGTEWISYSQKVSQTTGLPRPLEKWVSVQGREPFTFNKIELKHHSVLFPDEVKYNLYNYDIQTSNNGVNWTTIKSVTGSVYSSVYSNTFDFAAPITTKYLRVDTTTPVNPQYATLHFPNDMTSARITDINLYNNGSNVINPPKLDNGRFSHERDILNAEIRSKMEYNSNLVSYKTWVADDQNAMFTNVTLDSSSSGPQKVKIQLSSPTTEGVVNATGTDRNVIWLTRDNETGFVFRGATATKVIKGNYQLGADNVIMLTLNPGETAKIATVLYTHSGLKVPAGIGSILVNKDLTTVKNIALQKLNAITEASIDTARAYHLNWWKNYWLKSYVKLDDPVIQNYYYTTLYILGCAIRQTPDWAEQPNVVGGLNGLFNTNDTSAADGHAVLNYNYEAPFYGVHSSNRTDMLQPYYADAVNSLSFEQQRTAARGYQGT